The region CATTTCTTACTTTTTTCCGAAAAGTTGTAGTGCTTTTTCCTTATCTATAACTATGATATTTCCGTTTTGAACAATAGCCTCATCTATTATCCCAGAAGCCTTAATTTCGGCAGCTTTAGTTCTAGAACACCCTAATATTTTAGCTAGACCTTTAATACCATATTCATATTTTTTTTCGCTGGTACTTCTATTTTGAAGCTCCATAAATTGCCCTACTGTTAATTGCCAAATAGGTGTATTTAAATCTATTTCATTCATTATCAGTAATTTTATTTTATTTGAAACTTTGTTCTTACTTTTTTATCAAAAGAAACAGAGGACTTAACTCCCACGCCTCTGTTTCTATCTTCAGATTCTTGAAGTTGTATTTTTTCTATTGCTATTTGTTCAGAAACTTTATCAAGTTCTTTCAATAGCCTATCCTTCTTTTTAAGTAATAAATCCAGAGAGAACATTATACTTATTTTTACCTAAAGTCAGGTATGGTAATTGTTTCAGCCTCAAACATTTCTTCTTGAGAAAGTCCACTCAATCCCTTAATAATTTCTACTCTATCTAGTCTGCTCAAATTTTCAGGTGATTTAGATATCCAACGAGACAATGTCGATCGCGAAATATTTAGCTCCATACACAATTCACTTTTTTTCGCATCTGGTTTTAGCCATTCTTTGAATTTTTTTGATAATTTCATTATTTATTATTTTTAACAATACTTTTTCGTATACAACTTATTAGTTCTTATATTTGAGTATTAAATTATGATATAGCAAATGTAGATAAAATTTTATCTACATCAAAATAAAAAGATAAAAAAATGTCCAATATTAAAGATAGAGTTCTGCAAATAGCTGAATATAAGAATATTAGCAAAGAATTATTTTTCAAAGAATTAGGCTTATCTTATGCAAACTTTAAAGGAATTCAGAAAAAATCAGCTCTAGGATCGGACGCAATAGATATAATTCTATCCAAACACAATGATATATCCACAGAATGGCTGGTACTTGGAAAAGGAGACATGTTGCATAATATTGGGGCTGATTTAAAATCAACCAATACTGCAAAGGAGAATCCTCTAAATGAAAACTCTCTGAGTATACACGAAAAAATGAATGTTTTAATCAATTCTGTAACAGAACTAAAAGAGGATATAGATGATTTAAAATTAACTCAAAAAGAGTTCAAAAAATCTCAATCTCTTGCTAATGAAATGATATTAGAAAACCTTGGAATCAGTACTATCACTCAAAATAAAAAAGACACAGTACTAATTAAAAAAAGCAAAAAATCTTAATTTAAATTATTTAAAGTTACCAAATCAACAACGGCTATAATATCTAATATATAAATAGGTTTATTTATCAGATCTAAAATAGCTTCAACTGATTGCGTATACTCTTCTACATCACATAAATTATCATAGATGTACCTTAAGGTATAAATATAATCCTGTTGGGAAATTATACCCTCTTGATATTGCTCCTTAGATTTTTTCTGTAAAATAGAAATTAAACGAAGCCTCTCAATTCTTTCTGCTCTCCTCCGTTTCATCAAATTTCAATTTTAACATCTGATCTAATAATTCATTCTTTGTTTCATCTTTTAAAAAGATAGTCTTTATGTACAGAGAAATGACATTATATATAATGAAGACAATAATTGTAATGCCTATAACATAATATATAAAGGCCGATGAAGCTTTTAGATTGGAACCCGCTGCAAAAAGTGCAAATGTTAAGAACTGATATGTAAAGGTGTAAATAGGTACGATATAAGTAGCCCAATGTGCTTTCATTCTTGCTGCTAGAAGCAAAATAAGTGGAGAAATAGTTATACTAAGACTCCATATTAATGTTTCTACATCTTGAAATCTACCAGAGCTTATTTTTTCATTAATAGACTTGGGGATCATATTATCAATAAATGGTAAAATCCCTCCTATTACCATTAAAATGGAGCCAGCCAATATAATTATTGGCTTTTTAATATTAGCGCGGTCGAACAATTTTATCCGGGTCAACCAGCTCTTGCTCTTGCTCTGCTTTAGTGTTAAATTTTGGTTCATGTGATTTGGTTGTGTTTTTGCTTTTATCCTCTACTTTTTCCCTATTTGTATTAAAATTTGTAGATCTAGTTCCTATTGCAGAAGTTACATTGTTAATTGATTCTTCTGTACTTCTATCACTACATGATGATACGGAAATTGCAAAAATAACTGTTGAAATAATTAATACTTTTGATCTCATAATATTTTTTTTTAAATTAAGTAAAAATACTTAAAAAGAAGAATATAAAATTCGGTTTTGTTATGTGACTTAAGCTTTAAATACTCATTCTCAGTAATTTTAGAAAGCATTATAATAAAACCCTATATTAAGAAATAAATTTTATTAATACAAACATTATTTACAAAAAATTAGATATTACAATTGAAAGTTCATAAAAAACAAATAATCATTAGAAAATTAACATTTGTCAACTTTAATTATATTATTTAGATTTAGCTGAAAATAAATACTTTATTAGTAATTACAAAACAGAAACGATATGAAAAAAATTTTGTTGGCTAGTTTTTCTATAATTATAACTAGTTTAGCTGCTCAAAACAATTGTGAGAATTTAAAAAATCAGATAGCCAGTTTACAATCCGAAAATAAGGAATTAGCTGCTCAAAACGAATACTTTAAAAAGATACTAAAAATTAACACCCCTCTTCTAGAAACCACTAAAGATGGTACTAATTTTAAAATTGTTAAAGTTATAGGAGATAAGACAACAAAAAGCGTGTCTATTACCATACTCCTAGAAGCAAAAGATGAAAATAAAAGCTATTCAACAATTTCAGAGCCTGCTTCAATTACTGATTTGGAAGGAAATGATGTGAAAATTAATTGGGATAAATCACTTGAAGTTAGTGGTAACTTAACATTAAATGTTCCTAAAAAGGCTATAATGGTATTTACTTATAAAGATGACAACTTATATTCTGAGGAACCTAGAACAATTAAGCTTTTTAAATTTAAATTTATTTCTAAAGTTGATAGCAAAAAATATTCTGTAGAGGATGTTAGAACAATATTAGAATTTAATGACTTAAAAGTTAATTGGAAATAAACCATGTATTAATAATTATATAGTAAAAAGGCTTTGTATAATGGCCTTTTTTCTTTATCCCTCTCTCATATTAAAGATATTATTTTATAAAATAACACAGCTTACTTTGTACACCTGCGTAATTGAGATACAGTTATATTCTATAACCTGCGTAAAATAGATACAGCTCACTTTACATACCTGCGTAATTGAGATACAGGTATATTCTATAACCTGCGTAAAATAAATACAGCCTACTTTATACACCTGCGTAATTGAGATACAGGTATATTCTATAACCTGCGTAAAATAAATACAGCTCACTTTACATACCTGCGTAATTGAGATACAGGTATATTCTATAACCTGCGTAAAATAAATACAGCTCACTTTACATACCTGCGTAATTGAGATACAGGTATATTCTATAACCTGCGTAAAATAAATACAGCCTACTTTATACACCTGCGTAATTGAGATACAGGTATATTCTATAACCTGCGTAAAATAAATACAGCCTACTTTATACACCTGCGTAATTGAGATACAGGTATATTCTATAACCTGCGTAAAATAAATACAGCTTACTTTATACACCTGCGTAATTGAGATACAGGTATATTCTATAACCTGCGTAAAATAAATACAGCCTACTTTATACACCTGCGTAATTGAGATACAGGTATATTCTATAACCTGCGTAAAATAAATACAGCCTACTTTATACACCTGCGTAATTGAGATACAGGTATATTCTATAACCTGCGTAAAATAAATACAGCCTACTTTATACACCTGCGTAATTGAGATACAGGCAAAAAAAATATAACACACTGATATTTAACATGTTTGGGAAAACATATTTTAAAATAAATTATAATATACTATAAGTATATCTATATAACCTATATATATTTAAATTAAAGAAGAATCAGTTTCATTTTTTTTCTGCATCCACCAACACGCATTTAAAAATGTGTTCACTAAAAATATAAAGTTGATTTCCTAGTCACGAATCGTGTATTCATATAAAAATCAAGCCTTTTTAACCTTAAAAAAATCGACAGTTTTTTGTTGCATCCTAAGTTCATATGCAAACAAAATATGATGAAATCAACAAATAGATCCAATATTTTGTATTATTACCGTTATGTTATGTATTTTTTTATATCAACAAACGGAGTTCCTCTTTTGACAACTGCAAATACACGGGAGACAAGCTTATTTCTTATGATGTTAATAATTGACATTTTAGTTTTACCATCAGCTTGCCT is a window of Elizabethkingia anophelis R26 DNA encoding:
- a CDS encoding DUF3853 family protein; translated protein: MNEIDLNTPIWQLTVGQFMELQNRSTSEKKYEYGIKGLAKILGCSRTKAAEIKASGIIDEAIVQNGNIIVIDKEKALQLFGKK